The Helianthus annuus cultivar XRQ/B chromosome 16, HanXRQr2.0-SUNRISE, whole genome shotgun sequence genome includes a window with the following:
- the LOC110917205 gene encoding uncharacterized protein LOC110917205: protein MIFTFVVAGWEGVAHDARILSEALSDPDAPFPFPPQDKYYLCDAAYAHIREFMAPYRNVRYWLGDFRRRRALTNKEKFNHAHVRLRNVIERAFGVLKARFPILKRMAPFPLVTQRNITIACFALHNFIRKKGLSDELFTEYDQPNVSVHNSQVQVDADEDEVEAYGTASDREYMTQLRDEIAEQLMQNMDTMI from the exons ATGATTTTTACGTTCGTCGTGGCCGGCTGGGAAGGTGTAGCACATGATGCAAGAATATTATCAGAGGCATTATCAGATCCAGATGCACCATTCCCGTTTCCACCACAAG ACAAGTATTATCTTTGTGATGCCGCGTATGCACACATACGGGAATTTATGGCTCCATATCGTAATGTGAGGTATTGGCTAGGAGATTTTCGCCGAAGACGTGCATTGACTAATAAAGAGAAATTTAACCATGCTCATGTAAGACTTCGGAACGTAATTGAGCGTGCTTTTGGTGTTTTGAAAGCAAGATTCCCTATTTTGAAGAGGATGGCACCATTTCCATTGGTTACACAAAGGAACATTACCATTGCATGTTTCGCGCTACATAATTTTATAAGGAAAAAGGGTTTGAGCGATGAATTGTTTACAGAATACGATCAACCCAATGTTTCGGTACATAATAGTCAAGTGCAAGTTGATGCCGATGAAGACGAGGTTGAAGCATATGGTACTGCATCGGATCGGGAATATATGACTCAGTTACGAGATGAGATTGCTGAGCAGTTAATGCAAAACATGGATacaatgatttaa